Proteins from a genomic interval of Stenotrophomonas sp. WZN-1:
- a CDS encoding energy transducer TonB — MSERGQHWQAVAISIGLHLLPLLLLVHWLATPPLLPPPEQDVRISLRLLAPATPPQPVEERQADTPSQAQQARASQPTKSPPPPKPTAAREGEVAASERGGPGRQALPVAPPAAVTDASPAPASITAAPPAPDAPPADFQAGAASDQWEARLMARLERYRYYPAAARSRRQQGTTWVRASIDRAGRLLALRLEQSSGQPMLDDAALQTFRRAQPLPPIPVEMKTPQELVVPVEYYLR, encoded by the coding sequence ATGAGTGAGCGCGGCCAACACTGGCAGGCGGTCGCCATCAGCATCGGCCTGCACCTGTTGCCCCTGCTGCTGTTGGTGCACTGGTTGGCCACGCCGCCGTTGCTGCCGCCGCCTGAGCAGGACGTGCGCATCAGCCTGCGCCTGCTGGCGCCGGCGACGCCGCCCCAGCCAGTGGAAGAACGCCAGGCCGACACCCCGAGCCAGGCGCAGCAGGCGCGCGCATCGCAACCAACGAAGTCGCCCCCTCCACCGAAGCCCACCGCCGCACGCGAGGGCGAGGTGGCCGCCAGCGAACGCGGTGGCCCTGGCCGGCAAGCCCTGCCGGTCGCCCCGCCTGCGGCCGTGACCGATGCAAGTCCCGCACCGGCATCGATCACGGCCGCGCCGCCCGCTCCAGACGCGCCACCGGCGGACTTCCAGGCCGGCGCCGCCAGCGACCAGTGGGAAGCCCGCCTGATGGCGCGGCTGGAGCGTTACCGCTACTACCCCGCCGCCGCGCGCTCGCGCCGGCAGCAGGGGACAACCTGGGTCAGGGCCAGCATCGATCGCGCCGGCCGCCTGCTGGCGCTGCGCCTGGAGCAGTCCAGTGGCCAACCGATGCTCGACGACGCCGCGCTGCAGACGTTCCGCCGCGCGCAGCCGCTGCCGCCCATTCCCGTGGAAATGAAGACACCGCAGGAACTGGTGGTGCCGGTGGAGTACTACCTGCGCTAG
- a CDS encoding RidA family protein, with amino-acid sequence MNLLTTPDLGHDLLELFNPAGLYDPSANGYSHVAVVRLPARVIHIAGQGGEDADGHLFPGFEEQVEQALDNLQIALRSAQASLADVARLRILVVDHDEDRLGIIARQVRRRWPNRAAPTCTLIPVPRLALDGMLFEIEAEAYAA; translated from the coding sequence ATGAACCTGCTGACCACCCCGGACCTCGGCCACGACCTGCTGGAACTGTTCAATCCTGCGGGGCTTTACGACCCTTCGGCCAACGGCTACTCGCACGTGGCCGTGGTGCGCCTTCCCGCCCGGGTGATCCATATCGCCGGGCAGGGCGGTGAGGATGCCGATGGCCATCTCTTCCCTGGTTTCGAGGAACAGGTCGAGCAGGCACTGGACAACCTGCAGATTGCGTTGCGTTCGGCGCAGGCCAGCCTGGCCGATGTCGCACGGTTGCGCATCCTGGTGGTCGACCACGACGAGGACCGGCTGGGCATCATTGCCCGGCAGGTGCGGCGGCGTTGGCCGAACCGCGCAGCGCCGACATGCACCCTGATTCCTGTGCCACGGCTGGCGCTGGACGGCATGCTGTTCGAGATCGAGGCGGAGGCCTACGCCGCCTAG
- a CDS encoding cation diffusion facilitator family transporter: MDTAREQRILKFSIGVTLAVSAVGFIGGLLVGSQAILFDGVYSLVDVALTLVSLSVLRLVAREQSPRFQYGYWHLEPMVEALGGVILSLACVYALANAFIGLTTGGHEVKFGPALWWAALLSASNLAMAAFVAQRARHMRSALLWLDVRGWLLGGLMSLAVVLAFVLALVLHGGEWHHWVPYLDSIVLALISLAVLPVPARSAWKAMREVLQVAPDDLDRRVQQVMQAFVAERGYAGFTSHVAKMGRMRFIEIHVLADPTTPLGSVGEVDAMRDEIAVRLDARSSTFWLTIDFTADPAWT; the protein is encoded by the coding sequence ATGGATACCGCGCGCGAGCAACGCATCCTGAAGTTCTCGATCGGGGTCACCCTCGCGGTGAGCGCGGTCGGCTTCATCGGTGGCCTGCTGGTGGGATCGCAGGCCATCCTGTTCGACGGCGTGTACAGCCTGGTCGACGTCGCCCTGACCCTGGTGTCGTTGTCGGTGCTGCGGCTGGTGGCGCGGGAGCAGAGCCCGCGCTTCCAGTACGGCTACTGGCACCTGGAGCCGATGGTCGAGGCGCTGGGCGGTGTGATCCTGTCGCTGGCCTGCGTGTATGCGCTGGCCAACGCGTTCATTGGCTTGACCACGGGCGGGCACGAGGTGAAGTTCGGGCCCGCGCTGTGGTGGGCGGCGCTGCTCAGTGCCAGCAACCTGGCGATGGCGGCGTTCGTCGCGCAGCGGGCGCGGCATATGCGCTCCGCTCTGTTGTGGCTGGACGTGCGCGGCTGGCTGCTGGGTGGGTTGATGAGCCTGGCGGTGGTGCTGGCGTTCGTGCTGGCGCTGGTCCTGCACGGTGGCGAGTGGCACCACTGGGTGCCGTACCTGGATTCGATCGTGCTGGCGTTGATCAGCCTGGCGGTACTGCCGGTGCCGGCGCGCAGCGCGTGGAAGGCCATGCGCGAAGTGCTGCAGGTGGCGCCGGATGATCTGGACCGGCGCGTGCAGCAGGTGATGCAGGCGTTCGTGGCCGAGCGTGGCTATGCCGGTTTCACCAGCCACGTGGCGAAGATGGGGCGGATGCGCTTCATCGAGATCCATGTGTTGGCTGACCCGACCACGCCGCTGGGGTCGGTGGGCGAAGTAGATGCGATGCGCGATGAGATCGCGGTGCGGCTGGATGCGCGGAGCAGTACGTTCTGGTTGACCATCGATTTCACGGCGGATCCGGCGTGGACCTGA
- a CDS encoding Orn/Lys/Arg decarboxylase N-terminal domain-containing protein — MYFKSLDYPVIVIDNDYESPRIGGILIRALVEELRSNDQRVLCGLNLDDARAGARTYVAASAVLISIDGSEEVDGEFQRLTAFLREQSARRANLPVFLYGERRTIEKVPSKLLKYIHGFIFLFEDTKSFISRQVMRAAEDYMKNLLPPFFKALIHHAAESNYSWHTPGHAGGVAFTKSPVGRAFHQFYGENTLRSDLSISVPELGSLLDHTGPIKDAENEAARNFGADHTFFVTNGTSTANKIVWHGTVARGDVVFVDRNCHKSLLHALIMTGAVPVYFTPSRNAHGIIGPISLDQFTPESLQQRIAANPLASQAYKAGSKPRIAVVTNSTYDGLCYNAEKIADEIGSAVDFLHFDEAWYAYAAFHPFYENHYGMAKGKPREQDAIIFTTHSTHKLLAAFSQASMIHVRNSAQRNLDAERFNESFMMHTSTSPHYGVIAACDVASKMMEGDAGRSLVQEMHDEAIAFRRAMLHVRDDLGRDDWWFSVWQPTQVERSLDKGDTPAPLVAKREEWYLQPDAHWHGFENLVDDYVLIDPIKVTLLTPGLAMDGSMGKLGIPAAVLSKFLWGRGITVEKTNLYSVLFLFSMGITKGKWSTLVTELMAFKDLYDRNAPLSQALPTLAADYPNAYAGWGLRDLCDALHAFNQEFAVAKVMREMYVDLPTPVMTPADAYNHLVKGEIERVDIEQISGRIAATMLVPYPPGIPTIMPGERFGDSDEPIIQSLRIAREQNARFPGFESDVHGLIIEQEGDTVSYKVEVLKA; from the coding sequence GTGTACTTCAAGTCCCTGGACTATCCGGTCATTGTCATCGACAACGACTACGAGTCGCCGCGCATCGGCGGCATCCTGATCCGCGCCCTGGTGGAAGAGCTGCGCAGCAACGACCAGCGCGTGCTGTGCGGCCTGAACCTGGATGATGCCCGCGCCGGTGCCCGCACCTACGTGGCGGCCTCGGCGGTGCTGATCTCGATCGACGGCAGCGAAGAGGTGGATGGCGAGTTCCAGCGCCTGACTGCCTTCCTGCGCGAGCAGAGTGCGCGGCGCGCCAACCTGCCGGTGTTCCTGTACGGCGAGCGCCGCACCATCGAGAAGGTGCCGAGCAAGCTGCTCAAGTACATCCACGGCTTCATCTTCCTGTTTGAAGACACCAAGAGCTTCATCTCGCGGCAGGTGATGCGCGCGGCCGAAGACTACATGAAGAACCTGCTGCCGCCGTTCTTCAAGGCGCTGATCCATCATGCGGCCGAGTCGAACTACTCCTGGCATACGCCGGGCCATGCTGGCGGCGTGGCGTTCACCAAGTCACCGGTTGGCCGTGCATTCCACCAATTCTACGGCGAGAACACGCTGCGCAGCGATCTGTCGATCTCGGTGCCGGAGCTGGGCTCGCTGCTCGATCACACCGGCCCGATCAAGGACGCCGAGAACGAAGCGGCGCGCAACTTCGGTGCCGACCATACGTTCTTCGTCACCAACGGCACCTCCACCGCCAACAAGATCGTCTGGCATGGCACCGTGGCCCGCGGCGACGTGGTGTTCGTCGATCGCAACTGCCACAAGTCGCTGCTGCACGCGCTGATCATGACCGGCGCGGTGCCGGTGTATTTCACCCCAAGCCGCAATGCGCACGGCATCATCGGCCCGATCAGCCTGGACCAGTTCACGCCGGAGTCGCTGCAGCAGCGCATTGCCGCCAACCCGCTGGCCAGCCAGGCCTACAAGGCCGGCTCCAAGCCGCGCATCGCGGTGGTCACCAACTCGACCTACGACGGCCTGTGCTACAACGCCGAGAAGATCGCCGACGAGATCGGCAGCGCGGTCGACTTCCTGCATTTCGACGAGGCCTGGTACGCCTACGCCGCGTTCCACCCGTTCTACGAGAACCACTACGGAATGGCCAAGGGCAAGCCGCGTGAGCAGGATGCGATCATCTTCACCACGCATTCCACCCACAAGCTGCTGGCTGCATTCTCGCAGGCGTCGATGATCCATGTACGCAACTCGGCGCAGCGCAACCTGGATGCTGAGCGCTTCAACGAGTCGTTCATGATGCACACCTCGACCAGCCCACACTACGGGGTGATCGCGGCCTGCGACGTGGCCTCGAAGATGATGGAAGGCGATGCCGGCCGCTCGCTGGTGCAGGAAATGCATGACGAAGCCATCGCCTTTCGCCGCGCGATGCTGCACGTGCGCGATGACCTCGGTCGCGACGACTGGTGGTTCAGCGTGTGGCAGCCGACCCAGGTCGAGCGCAGCCTGGACAAGGGCGATACGCCGGCGCCGCTGGTGGCCAAGCGCGAGGAGTGGTACCTGCAGCCGGATGCGCACTGGCATGGCTTCGAGAACCTGGTCGACGACTATGTGCTGATCGACCCGATCAAGGTGACCCTGCTGACCCCGGGCCTGGCGATGGACGGCAGCATGGGCAAGCTGGGCATCCCGGCGGCAGTGCTGAGCAAGTTCCTGTGGGGCCGCGGCATCACCGTGGAGAAGACCAACCTGTACTCGGTGCTGTTCCTGTTCTCGATGGGCATCACCAAGGGCAAGTGGAGCACCCTGGTCACCGAGCTGATGGCTTTCAAGGATCTGTACGACCGCAATGCTCCGCTGAGCCAGGCACTGCCGACGCTGGCCGCCGACTATCCGAATGCCTACGCCGGCTGGGGCCTGCGTGACCTGTGCGACGCGCTGCATGCGTTCAACCAGGAATTCGCCGTGGCCAAGGTGATGCGCGAGATGTACGTGGACCTGCCGACGCCGGTGATGACCCCGGCCGATGCCTACAACCACCTGGTCAAGGGCGAGATCGAACGGGTCGACATCGAGCAGATCAGTGGCCGCATTGCGGCGACCATGCTGGTGCCGTACCCGCCGGGCATCCCGACCATCATGCCGGGCGAACGCTTTGGCGACAGCGACGAGCCGATCATCCAGTCGCTGCGCATCGCCCGTGAGCAGAACGCCCGTTTCCCGGGCTTCGAATCGGATGTGCACGGGCTCATCATCGAGCAGGAGGGTGATACGGTGTCGTACAAGGTGGAGGTGCTGAAGGCCTGA
- the adiC gene encoding arginine/agmatine antiporter, whose protein sequence is MAEAKKIGVVGATFLVAGNMMGSGVFLLPSSLAKIGTASIWGWLITTAGALLLAFVFAKLGKLAPKAGGPYAYARDWFGPYMGFQTNTIYWFANWIGNVAIPIAAVGYFSYFFPILSEPLVRCIAVLVLVWALSFANMIGPAFVSRVQTVTTSFALVPILGIAIFGWFFFDADIFKGAYNVSGESNFGAISSAAALTLWAFIGVESASVTAGVVENPEKNVARATLAGVFLAAIAYIASSSVIMGMVPNGELQTSDAPFALAAAKAVGGWGGALVSLCAFIGAAGSLGGWILLTAQSAKAASDDGLFPSIFSKTNKDDVPVKGVLIVAVLMTLAVLVTSTSETASAQFDVITSAAVVLTLLPYIYSCVACYFVVERSHTLVHTGAFWTLTSLTVVYCLWAIYGSSGTIVQYAFLFVLFITVFYPFFSEERRQQRQRAREASAISTGAQRS, encoded by the coding sequence ATGGCAGAAGCAAAGAAAATCGGGGTGGTCGGAGCCACCTTCCTCGTCGCCGGCAACATGATGGGCTCAGGCGTGTTCCTGCTGCCCTCCAGCCTGGCCAAGATCGGTACCGCCTCGATCTGGGGCTGGCTGATCACCACCGCCGGTGCGCTGCTGCTGGCCTTCGTGTTCGCCAAGCTGGGCAAGCTGGCACCCAAGGCGGGCGGCCCCTATGCATACGCGCGTGACTGGTTCGGGCCGTACATGGGCTTCCAGACCAACACCATCTACTGGTTCGCCAACTGGATCGGCAACGTCGCCATCCCGATCGCGGCGGTCGGCTACTTCAGCTACTTCTTCCCGATCCTGTCCGAGCCGCTGGTGCGCTGCATCGCGGTGCTGGTGCTGGTGTGGGCGCTGAGCTTCGCCAACATGATCGGTCCGGCCTTCGTCAGCCGCGTGCAGACGGTCACCACCAGCTTCGCGCTGGTGCCGATCCTGGGCATCGCCATCTTCGGCTGGTTCTTCTTCGATGCCGACATCTTCAAGGGCGCCTACAACGTGTCCGGCGAGTCGAACTTCGGCGCGATTTCCAGCGCTGCGGCGCTCACCCTGTGGGCCTTCATCGGCGTGGAGTCGGCTTCGGTGACCGCAGGCGTGGTGGAGAACCCGGAAAAGAACGTGGCCCGCGCGACTCTGGCGGGTGTGTTCCTGGCTGCCATCGCCTACATCGCCAGTTCTTCGGTGATCATGGGCATGGTGCCCAACGGCGAGCTGCAGACCTCCGATGCCCCGTTCGCGCTGGCTGCGGCCAAGGCGGTGGGGGGCTGGGGTGGTGCACTGGTCAGCCTGTGCGCCTTCATCGGCGCCGCCGGTTCGCTGGGTGGCTGGATCCTGCTGACCGCACAGAGTGCCAAGGCAGCGTCCGATGATGGCCTGTTCCCGAGCATCTTCAGCAAGACCAACAAGGACGACGTGCCGGTCAAGGGCGTGCTGATCGTGGCCGTGCTGATGACCCTGGCGGTGCTGGTCACCTCCACGTCGGAAACCGCGTCGGCCCAGTTCGACGTGATCACGTCGGCGGCGGTGGTGCTGACCCTGCTGCCCTACATCTATTCGTGCGTGGCCTGCTACTTCGTGGTCGAGCGCTCGCACACCCTGGTCCACACCGGTGCGTTCTGGACCCTGACCAGCCTGACCGTCGTGTACTGCCTGTGGGCGATCTACGGCTCGTCGGGAACCATCGTGCAGTACGCCTTCCTGTTCGTGCTGTTCATCACCGTGTTCTATCCCTTCTTCAGCGAGGAGCGCCGCCAGCAGCGGCAGCGCGCCCGCGAGGCATCGGCCATCAGCACCGGCGCCCAGCGTTCCTGA
- a CDS encoding DcaP family trimeric outer membrane transporter: MRLAVLSLACLTALAITPAYAQQDGQEDAQALRQEIAAMRQALEGMQQRLDRLEQREGAEAVTPQMPAPMVAAASSANLLHPTQVPGVAQPVLPQRESVADPSTAASRPDSAAGPTDPDLKGFFAIPGTDTVIRIGGYAKLDAIADSRAAGDEDQFIPSSMPVGGSHRDVSNFNIHAKQTRFSFEARRPTTHGNLRFYLENDFFGSSEGYEFRLRHAYGQLGNTYAGYGYSSFMDPDSLPDTLDFAGPGGAGYLLVAGIHHSFAMGKGNTLTLAAEDPKTELAGASDERAAVNRLPDVTVTARMERDWGHLQLGAVARSLAYDGDGERDRRMAGGLQFSGSASVGERDLLLFGVLGGRGLSRYTADLTGSGLDAVVGADGHLDALDLHGGFVGYTHYWSEPWRSNLIFGQLTLERNAALAAEAFRQSRYGVFNLIWSPAPSWTMGMELLYGRLEQQGGARGDTVRVQGSLQYNFIK; the protein is encoded by the coding sequence ATGCGCTTGGCGGTATTGAGTCTGGCCTGTCTGACCGCGCTGGCGATCACGCCGGCGTACGCGCAGCAGGATGGCCAGGAGGATGCGCAGGCGTTGCGCCAGGAAATCGCTGCCATGCGCCAGGCGCTGGAAGGCATGCAGCAGCGCCTGGATCGGCTTGAACAGCGAGAGGGAGCCGAAGCGGTCACGCCGCAGATGCCGGCGCCGATGGTTGCCGCCGCCAGCAGCGCCAACCTGCTGCATCCCACCCAGGTGCCGGGCGTGGCGCAGCCTGTGCTGCCACAGCGCGAATCCGTGGCCGACCCCTCAACGGCGGCATCGCGTCCCGACAGCGCCGCTGGGCCGACCGACCCGGATCTGAAGGGCTTCTTTGCCATTCCGGGCACCGATACGGTGATCCGCATCGGCGGCTACGCCAAGCTCGATGCGATTGCCGATTCGCGCGCGGCCGGTGATGAAGATCAGTTCATTCCCTCGTCGATGCCGGTGGGCGGTAGCCATCGCGATGTTTCCAACTTCAACATCCATGCCAAGCAGACCCGCTTCAGTTTCGAGGCGCGGCGCCCGACCACACACGGCAACCTGCGCTTCTACCTGGAGAACGATTTCTTCGGCAGCAGTGAGGGGTATGAGTTCCGCCTGCGACATGCCTATGGCCAGCTTGGCAACACCTACGCCGGCTACGGCTATTCCAGCTTCATGGACCCGGACAGCCTGCCTGACACATTGGACTTCGCCGGGCCCGGTGGTGCCGGCTACCTGTTGGTGGCGGGCATCCACCACAGCTTCGCGATGGGCAAGGGCAACACCCTGACCCTCGCCGCCGAAGATCCAAAGACCGAACTGGCTGGTGCCAGCGATGAGCGGGCTGCGGTGAATCGGCTGCCTGATGTGACGGTGACGGCGCGCATGGAGCGTGACTGGGGCCACCTGCAGCTTGGCGCAGTGGCACGCAGCCTGGCCTATGACGGTGATGGCGAGCGCGACCGGCGCATGGCCGGCGGCCTGCAGTTCAGTGGTTCGGCATCGGTAGGCGAGCGTGACCTGTTGCTGTTCGGCGTACTCGGCGGGCGCGGCCTCAGTCGCTACACCGCCGACCTGACCGGCTCCGGACTGGACGCGGTGGTCGGTGCCGATGGCCACCTTGATGCACTGGATCTGCACGGCGGCTTCGTCGGCTACACCCATTACTGGTCCGAGCCGTGGCGTTCGAACCTGATCTTCGGCCAGCTGACCCTGGAGCGGAATGCCGCACTGGCGGCCGAAGCCTTTCGGCAGAGCCGCTACGGCGTGTTCAACCTGATCTGGAGCCCGGCGCCTTCATGGACGATGGGCATGGAGCTGCTGTACGGCCGCCTGGAACAGCAGGGCGGCGCGCGCGGCGACACGGTCCGGGTGCAGGGCAGCCTGCAATACAACTTCATCAAATAG
- the dsbG gene encoding thiol:disulfide interchange protein DsbG encodes MLSTSLRIAPAVLLLPVMLALAACSQAQTPPGKTAAAPAASAAATAAKGDRPAVLKGIEKHGFEVVAEFDAPGGLRGFAGVVGGQQPAAAYVTADGKHVLVGSLFDAEGNDVAAEAVEKLVAAPMSAKMWTKLEASAWVRDGKADAPRVVYTFSDANCPYCHKFWEAARPWVDAGKVQLRHIMVGVIREDSPAKAAAILSARDPSAALLENEHQFDRGGIKALPSISREIAGKLDANQVLMIEMGFQGTPGILFQDAQGQVQRRSGLPQGADLQTVLGPR; translated from the coding sequence ATGTTGTCGACTTCCCTGCGCATCGCTCCGGCGGTGCTGTTGCTGCCGGTCATGCTGGCATTGGCCGCCTGCAGCCAGGCCCAGACCCCGCCGGGCAAGACGGCCGCAGCACCGGCCGCCAGTGCTGCGGCCACTGCGGCCAAGGGTGACCGCCCCGCAGTGCTGAAAGGCATCGAGAAGCACGGTTTCGAAGTCGTTGCCGAGTTCGATGCACCGGGTGGCCTGCGTGGCTTCGCTGGCGTGGTGGGCGGGCAGCAGCCGGCCGCCGCCTATGTCACCGCCGATGGCAAGCATGTGCTGGTAGGCAGCCTGTTCGATGCCGAGGGCAACGACGTGGCCGCCGAGGCGGTGGAGAAGCTGGTCGCCGCACCGATGTCGGCAAAGATGTGGACCAAGCTGGAAGCAAGTGCCTGGGTGCGTGACGGCAAGGCCGATGCACCGCGCGTGGTCTATACCTTCAGTGATGCCAACTGCCCGTACTGCCACAAGTTCTGGGAAGCGGCCCGCCCGTGGGTCGACGCTGGCAAGGTACAGCTGCGCCACATCATGGTTGGTGTGATCCGCGAGGACAGCCCGGCCAAGGCCGCCGCCATCCTGTCCGCGCGCGACCCCAGCGCAGCACTGCTGGAGAACGAACACCAGTTCGATCGTGGTGGCATCAAGGCCCTGCCGAGCATCAGCCGCGAGATCGCCGGCAAGCTCGATGCCAACCAGGTGCTGATGATCGAGATGGGCTTCCAGGGTACGCCGGGCATCCTGTTCCAGGATGCACAGGGCCAGGTGCAGCGTCGCTCCGGTCTGCCACAGGGCGCTGACCTGCAGACGGTGCTGGGCCCGCGCTGA
- a CDS encoding redoxin family protein produces the protein MSSVGPVPMPVVLILMCVLLAMAVAHLWPRRKDGMAVPSAASLVLDMLLIGLLCGRISFVALNFALYREAPWSILQIADGGYHLAVVLIAGLAWGTWRLRLWRALRAPVLAGALVGVVLWAAGSHLLAAWQEQRMPLPAVQVADLQGRMIDLRQFRGKPVVLNLWASWCGPCRREMPVLASAQQTHTDVQFVFLNQGETLDEVKGFIASEQLWLGNVLLDDTASASTALGVQAYPSTLFFDAEGRLRELHLGELTAAGLEHKLRRLR, from the coding sequence ATGTCGAGTGTTGGACCGGTGCCGATGCCGGTGGTGTTGATCCTGATGTGCGTGCTGCTGGCCATGGCCGTGGCACACCTGTGGCCGCGTCGGAAGGACGGGATGGCAGTGCCTTCCGCGGCCAGCCTGGTCCTGGACATGCTGCTGATCGGCCTGCTGTGCGGACGCATCAGCTTCGTGGCCTTGAACTTCGCGCTTTACCGTGAGGCCCCCTGGAGCATCCTGCAGATCGCCGACGGGGGGTATCACCTTGCAGTCGTGCTGATTGCGGGCCTGGCGTGGGGCACCTGGCGGCTGCGGCTGTGGCGCGCGTTGCGTGCGCCGGTGCTGGCGGGGGCGCTGGTGGGCGTGGTGCTGTGGGCGGCAGGCAGCCACCTGCTGGCAGCCTGGCAGGAGCAGCGGATGCCGCTGCCGGCGGTACAGGTGGCCGATCTGCAGGGGCGCATGATCGACCTGCGGCAGTTCCGGGGCAAGCCGGTGGTGCTGAATCTATGGGCCAGCTGGTGTGGCCCCTGCCGTCGCGAGATGCCGGTGCTGGCATCCGCACAGCAGACCCACACCGACGTGCAGTTCGTGTTCCTCAACCAGGGGGAAACCCTGGACGAAGTGAAGGGTTTCATCGCATCCGAACAGCTCTGGCTGGGCAATGTACTGCTGGACGATACCGCCTCCGCGTCAACCGCGCTGGGTGTGCAGGCCTACCCATCGACGCTGTTCTTCGACGCCGAAGGGCGCCTGCGTGAACTGCACCTCGGCGAACTGACGGCCGCGGGCCTTGAACACAAACTGCGCCGGCTGCGGTAG
- a CDS encoding helix-turn-helix domain-containing protein, translating to MEGFRNEGFVEVAVVEYPGGDPSAASVLTEMAHVANRLAQQQRRPFKRVLVTRWIVPASQTGVHRIAGAEMLEADIPAVIAVPGQISQGVCLRADEVLLDWLRAHYDGGSLLAAASDGVSMLARAGLLAGRTVSGPDLGRHPGLQGQSASWVPSERALVDDGDLLTVAGSQAWRFLALRLLYRLHGQGVASSVAQQLGITVPAAIQQDLERFSANFAHGDRDVLKAQRWLHTTAARGATLGAICEISGLEPRTLQRRFLKATGLRPIEYCQRLRIAKAQTLLQQGAGIDEVAWGVGYADQSAFRRLFLRIVGMTPANYRRLVNNKRRERPLLSSVAGSLRGLQPVPGIQMPRSAA from the coding sequence GTGGAAGGATTCAGGAACGAAGGATTCGTCGAGGTCGCGGTGGTCGAGTACCCGGGAGGCGACCCGTCGGCCGCCTCCGTGCTGACCGAGATGGCACATGTCGCCAACCGGCTTGCCCAGCAGCAGCGCCGTCCATTCAAGCGGGTCCTGGTGACCCGCTGGATCGTGCCTGCCAGCCAGACCGGCGTGCATCGCATTGCCGGCGCGGAGATGCTCGAGGCGGACATTCCCGCCGTGATCGCCGTGCCTGGCCAGATCAGCCAGGGCGTCTGCCTGCGCGCCGATGAGGTCCTGCTGGATTGGCTGCGCGCGCATTACGACGGTGGCAGTCTGCTGGCTGCAGCCAGCGATGGTGTCAGCATGCTGGCCCGCGCCGGTCTGCTGGCCGGGCGCACCGTCAGTGGTCCGGACCTTGGTCGCCATCCGGGCCTGCAGGGGCAGTCGGCCAGCTGGGTGCCCAGCGAGCGCGCGCTGGTTGATGACGGCGACCTGCTGACGGTGGCCGGTTCCCAGGCCTGGCGCTTCCTTGCCCTGCGCCTGCTGTACCGGCTGCACGGCCAGGGCGTGGCGAGTTCCGTTGCGCAGCAGCTGGGGATCACTGTGCCGGCGGCGATCCAGCAGGATCTCGAGCGTTTCAGTGCCAACTTCGCCCACGGCGATCGCGACGTACTGAAGGCGCAACGCTGGCTGCATACCACCGCTGCGCGCGGCGCCACGCTCGGTGCGATCTGTGAGATTTCCGGGCTGGAGCCGCGCACCCTGCAACGGCGTTTCCTGAAGGCCACCGGCCTGCGCCCGATCGAGTATTGCCAGCGGTTGCGTATCGCCAAGGCGCAGACGCTGCTGCAGCAGGGCGCGGGTATCGATGAAGTGGCCTGGGGTGTGGGTTATGCCGACCAGAGCGCGTTCCGCCGCCTGTTCCTGCGCATTGTCGGAATGACGCCGGCCAACTATCGCCGGCTGGTCAACAACAAGCGGCGCGAACGGCCGCTGTTGTCATCGGTGGCGGGCAGCCTGCGCGGGCTGCAACCGGTGCCTGGCATCCAGATGCCGCGCAGCGCCGCCTGA
- a CDS encoding heavy metal-responsive transcriptional regulator has product MNIGQLARQAGVPIDTVRYYERQQLLPMAARSAGGYRIFGEQDLRRLRFIRRAKTLGFSLEEIAELLALSDRHSQDMGSVRDTAQARLQDIAQRMAELQRMHTALSQLVDACPGHGTLDQCPILAALTDDAA; this is encoded by the coding sequence ATGAACATTGGTCAACTGGCGCGCCAGGCCGGCGTGCCGATCGATACGGTGCGCTACTACGAGCGCCAGCAGCTGCTGCCCATGGCGGCACGCTCGGCCGGGGGCTACCGCATCTTCGGTGAGCAGGACCTGCGCCGGCTGCGTTTCATCCGCCGCGCCAAGACGCTGGGCTTCAGCCTGGAAGAAATCGCCGAACTGCTGGCACTCAGTGACCGCCACTCGCAGGACATGGGCAGCGTGCGCGACACGGCGCAGGCCCGGTTGCAGGACATCGCGCAACGCATGGCCGAACTGCAACGCATGCACACCGCGCTTTCGCAGCTGGTCGACGCCTGCCCCGGTCACGGCACACTGGACCAGTGCCCGATCCTGGCGGCGCTGACCGACGACGCGGCATAA